Proteins from a single region of Primulina tabacum isolate GXHZ01 chromosome 5, ASM2559414v2, whole genome shotgun sequence:
- the LOC142545822 gene encoding GDSL esterase/lipase At1g33811-like yields MIHISNLKNTQIFTVHKAMISEKVSKMANFIKIVVWVVLSFWCSTTMSQPNYQQVPGLFIFGDSLVDNGNNNGLFTLARANYRPYGIDFPQGTTGRFTNGRTFVDALAQILGFPNYIQPYTVVRGRALLQGANYASGASGIRDETGNNLGAHMSMNQQVENFRRTVMQLSRYFVGDSDAFAYYLSKCIIYCGLGSNDYLNNYFMRDYYSTSYEYTPKGYAASLIQDYSKQLTEIYNLGARKVLVTAVGAIGCIPYQLARYTGNGSRCNEEINNAISLFNSGLKRLVDRFNNGLLPGAKFVYLDSYQSGRDLALNARSYGFEVLDRGCCGVGRNNGQITCLPFQIPCENRRNHLFWDAFHPTEAANVLLAKQAYSSTSRSYAYPINIQQLVML; encoded by the exons ATGATACACATTTCAAACTTGAAAAATACTCAAATCTTCACCGTGCATAAGGCAATGATCAGTGAAAAAGTATCTAAAATGGcaaatttcattaaaattgTTGTGTGGGTTGTTTTAAGTTTCTGGTGTTCAACAACTATGTCGCAACCTAATTATCAGCAAGTGCCAGGACTGTTTATATTTGGTGACTCATTGGTAGACAATGGCAATAACAATGGATTATTCACTCTTGCCAGGGCGAATTACAGACCATATGGCATTGATTTCCCACAAGGCACAACCGGACGCTTCACAAATGGTCGTACATTCGTCGATGCACTAG CTCAGATATTAGGCTTTCCGAATTACATTCAGCCCTATACTGTGGTTCGTGGGCGAGCGTTACTTCAGGGAGCCAACTATGCATCAGGTGCTTCAGGAATTCGTGATGAAACAGGAAACAATTTGGGTGCTCACATGTCAATGAACCAACAGGTTGAAAACTTTCGGAGGACCGTGATGCAGTTGAGTAGGTATTTTGTTGGAGATAGCGATGCATTCGCCTATTATCTAAGCAAATGCATAATTTACTGTGGGTTGGGAAGCAATGATTATCTCAACAACTATTTCATGCGGGATTACTACTCAACCAGTTATGAATACACCCCCAAAGGTTATGCTGCTTCCCTAATCCAGGATTATTCCAAACAATTAACAGAAATATACAACTTAGGAGCACGTAAAGTGCTTGTGACTGCGGTTGGGGCAATAGGGTGCATACCATATCAATTAGCACGATATACCGGTAATGGAAGCCGATGCAATGAAGAGATAAACAATGCTATTTCACTTTTCAACTCAGGACTGAAACGGCTGGTTGATAGATTTAATAACGGCCTGCTTCCTGGGGCTAAATTTGTATACCTGGATTCATATCAAAGCGGCCGAGATTTAGCCTTGAATGCAAGATCTTATG GATTTGAAGTGCTGGACAGGGGATGTTGCGGGGTGGGAAGAAACAACGGGCAGATAACATGCCTTCCATTCCAAATTCCATGTGAAAACCGGCGCAATCACTTGTTTTGGGATGCATTTCATCCTACTGAAGCTGCCAATGTTTTGCTAGCTAAGCAAGCCTACTCTTCTACCTCCAGATCATATGCTTATCCCATTAATATACAGCAATTAGTCATGCTCTAG
- the LOC142544638 gene encoding xyloglucan endotransglucosylase/hydrolase protein 2-like: MGYFINNSSRNVPVLCAILFILSLNNIPLAISMDETVPFGVNYSPTWGGNHLTVLDHGKQVQLLLDKHSGAGFNSKKKYGSGIFRMKMKMPNKKDKGVLTTFYLTAVPIGQLIGDRHDEVDIEFLGGDGKQFILSTNVFANDSGCREQQFALWFDPTEDFHIYEILWNQHQIAFFVDKIPIRVYKNLKAEIGANYPSDPMHVETSIWNFTAWQGPVDWIQGPFLANYRGFEIDACEHDPSNPQECNSPKYYWNAPRYWQLSDAQKLFLIGHVRRNYMVYDYCADKNKHFIECQPA; this comes from the exons ATGGGGTATTTcataaacaatagtagtaggaATGTTCCAGTGTTGTGTGCCATTTTGTTCATTCTTAGTTTGAATAATATTCCATTAGCAATTAGCATGGATGAAACAGTTCCTTTTGGCGTGAATTACTCTCCAACTTGGGGAGGCAACCATCTTACCGTTCTTGACCATGGAAAACAAGTTCAACTTTTGTTAGACAAACACTCGG GAGCGGGATTCAATTCAAAGAAGAAATATGGTTCTGGAATTTTTAGAATGAAGATGAAGATGCCAAACAAAAAGGACAAAGGAGTACTCACAACTTTCTAC CTGACTGCGGTGCCAATCGGCCAACTAATTGGAGACCGTCACGATGAGGTCGATATCGAGTTCTTGGGAGGCGATGGGAAGCAATTCATTTTAAGTACAAATGTGTTTGCAAATGACTCCGGATGTAGAGAGCAACAATTTGCTCTTTGGTTCGATCCAACGGAGGATTTTCACATCTATGAGATACTATGGAACCAACACCAAATAGCCTTCTTTGTGGACAAAATACCAATAAGGGTGTACAAGAACTTGAAGGCAGAGATAGGCGCGAATTATCCATCAGACCCGATGCACGTAGAAACAAGCATATGGAATTTTACAGCTTGGCAAGGGCCAGTTGATTGGATCCAAGGACCTTTTTTGGCCAACTATCGCGGATTCGAGATCGATGCATGCGAGCATGACCCTTCTAATCCCCAGGAATGCAATTCTCCAAAGTATTATTGGAATGCGCCGAGATATTGGCAACTCAGTGATGCTCAAAAATTATTTCTTATCGGACATGTGAGGAGGAATTACATGGTCTATGACTATTGTGCCGACAAGAACAAACACTTCATAGAGTGCCAGCCCGCCTGA